A single window of Sphaerodactylus townsendi isolate TG3544 linkage group LG03, MPM_Stown_v2.3, whole genome shotgun sequence DNA harbors:
- the LOC125430169 gene encoding protein ANTAGONIST OF LIKE HETEROCHROMATIN PROTEIN 1-like, giving the protein MERKEEKQNLDTKSPLEEEISEGIGLEWSLTEDKMASTAITVATAAVAAVKTITGIQSRIFTRLAMRQKFLRREHDDLDELEQLVENAATARLRAIVESSIDSLKAMMCSCLFQSPAVLAGLIDELYIMERAFWVQPGRSEWWEKVVLPHWDDPLWQENFRMSRQTFMELCNRLRPVLERQTTNMRAPITVEKQLAIAVWKLATPDSYRSVAECFGVGRSTVSRIVMEVCQALYDVYHHVVHLTHPHKVMKGFAAKGFPHCIGAIDATHIPIIAPAHRATEYINSKGYYSMVLQALVDHDGRFTDVYAGRSGKVHDARIFRSSPIFRAMNQGTFGPNAIMEIEGEQVKPVILGDPAYPLLPWLMTPYCGHLDTSKQRFNNTLNRCRTVVEYAFDHLRGRWRCLLSRLDVRERYAPRVIVACCILHNICEAKGEPLQDGWEEVVRSVSRSYQQPERQPVYVSNPHAQEIRDLFSAYLQRREQGN; this is encoded by the exons atggagagaaaggaggaaaaacagaatCTGGAtacaaaaagccctctggaagaaGAGATCTCAGAAGGCATTGGCTTGG AATGGAGTCTCACAGaagacaaaatggcttccactgcCATTACTGTTGCCACAGCCGCAGTGGCCGCCGTGAAGACCATCACTGGGATCCAGTCTCGCATCTTCACAAGACTGGCCATGCGCCAGAAGTTTCTGAGGCGGGAACACGATGACTTGGATGAGCTTGAGCAGCTGGTAGAAAATGCGGCCACTGCACGCCTCCGGGCCATAGTTGAATCGAGCATTGACTCTTTGAAAGCCATGATGTGCTCCTGTCTCTTCCAGTCACCAGCTGTCCTCGCCGGCTTGATAGACGAGCTGTATATCATGGAGCGTGCCTTCTGGGTGCAACCAGGCCGCTCTGAGTGGTGGGAGAAAGTGGTCTTGCCCCACTGGGATGACCCTCTTTGGCAAGAGAACTTCAGGATGAGCCGGCAAACATTCATGGAGCTGTGCAACAGGCTGAGGCCAGTCCTTGAGCGGCAGACCACCAACATGCGTGCCCCCATTACTGTAGAGAAGCAGCTGGCCATTGCTGTCTGGAAGCTAGCGACTCCAGATAGCTACAGGTCAGTGGCAGAGTGTTTTGGTGTGGGCCGCTCCACAGTCTCGAGGATAGTCATGGAAGTTTGCCAGGCCCTTTATGACGTTTATCACCACGTGGTCCACCTGACCCATCCCCACAAGGTGATGAAAGGGTTTGCAGCCAAAGGCTTTCCTCACTGCATAGGGGCCATTGATGCAACACACATTCCTATCATTGCCCCTGCGCACCGAGCAACAGAGTACATCAACAGCAAAGGCTATTACTCtatggtcttgcaggccctggtgGACCATGACGGCCGATTCACGGATGTGTATGCTGGGCGGTCTGGGAAGGTGCACGACGCAAGGATCTTTCGCAGCTCTCCTATTTTCCGTGCCATGAATCAAGGCACATTTGGTCCCAATGCCATTATGGAGATAGAGGGTGAGCAAGTGAAACCAGTGATCCTCGGGGACCCTGCTTATCCTCTCCTGCCGTGGCTAATGACTCCTTACTGCGGCCACTTGGACACCAGCAAGCAGCGTTTCAACAACACCCTGAACCGCTGTCGAACAGTGGTTGAATATGCATTCGATCACCTCCGGGGCCGTTGGCGGTGCTTGCTGTCCCGCCTAGACGTGAGGGAGCGCTATGCGCCCAGGGTCATTGTGGCCTGTTGCATATTGCACAACATCTGTGAGGCCAAAGGGGAGCCCCTTCAGGATGGGTGGGAAGAGGTGGTGAGGTCTGTCTCAAGGTCATACCAGCAGCCAGAGCGGCAGCCGGTGTATGTGTCAAATCCCCACGCTCAGGAGATCAGAGACCTTTTCAGTGCGTACTTGCAAAGGAGAGAGCAGGGAAACTAA